In Microvenator marinus, one genomic interval encodes:
- a CDS encoding dienelactone hydrolase family protein produces the protein MKKSYFFFIAIFWLGCASTSSNTKTESKSTEPNAQVENPEVPETLESEDEVFAVEETEISFSSLGAELKGTILKPKIDANLRVPGVVIAHDFGPLGRDGRIQGALGIQLPMEVPVYRSLAESIAERGFAVLIYDKRTCVVGGPGQCDYPRSHLDDVESKLGDALLADLNAAVGALGSQIDVDQSAVSIVGHGQGAELALAATGAKERILVGWAPVAPMKLVELQLAWSLAELEKSVAGRNDAETDQINRVIEQLKTQLEAWKVAESKVSTGDTSGDFMGVSGKAWASLETVHQNALLAISADDLAVIGGKDFDLPADAEEKLRNVKNAPEIVIIEGLTHPLVDLDQDPTVLSEALVDIIIQKLKDPN, from the coding sequence ATGAAAAAGTCCTACTTTTTTTTCATCGCCATATTTTGGCTGGGTTGCGCGAGCACATCGAGCAACACGAAGACCGAATCGAAATCCACGGAGCCAAACGCTCAGGTTGAAAATCCTGAGGTTCCTGAAACCCTGGAGAGTGAGGACGAAGTCTTTGCTGTGGAAGAGACGGAGATATCGTTTTCCTCGCTTGGTGCAGAACTCAAAGGGACCATCCTCAAACCTAAGATCGATGCGAACTTGCGTGTACCAGGCGTGGTTATCGCGCATGATTTTGGCCCCCTTGGCCGCGACGGCAGAATACAGGGAGCGTTGGGCATACAACTTCCGATGGAGGTTCCGGTGTACCGCTCGCTCGCTGAATCCATAGCCGAGCGTGGGTTTGCGGTACTTATCTACGACAAACGCACGTGTGTGGTGGGTGGGCCGGGGCAATGTGATTACCCGCGCAGCCATTTGGACGACGTGGAGTCGAAACTCGGAGACGCGCTCCTCGCCGATCTCAACGCGGCGGTAGGCGCACTTGGCTCTCAGATCGATGTGGACCAATCTGCCGTTTCCATCGTTGGTCATGGGCAAGGTGCAGAGCTTGCGCTCGCGGCTACCGGAGCAAAGGAGCGGATTTTGGTAGGTTGGGCGCCCGTTGCCCCCATGAAACTTGTGGAGTTGCAGCTCGCCTGGTCCCTGGCAGAGCTCGAGAAGTCGGTCGCAGGAAGAAATGACGCCGAAACCGACCAAATCAATCGCGTCATCGAGCAGTTGAAGACTCAGCTCGAAGCTTGGAAAGTCGCGGAATCCAAAGTCAGCACCGGTGATACGTCGGGAGACTTTATGGGCGTTTCAGGCAAAGCGTGGGCTTCGCTCGAAACGGTCCACCAAAACGCGCTACTCGCCATATCCGCTGATGATCTGGCCGTTATCGGAGGTAAAGACTTTGACCTCCCCGCCGATGCGGAGGAGAAGCTACGAAACGTTAAGAATGCCCCAGAAATCGTTATCATTGAGGGCCTGACACACCCGCTAGTGGACCTAGACCAGGACCCGACGGTGCTCTCTGAGGCTTTGGTGGACATCATCATCCAGAAGCTCAAAGACCCCAACTAG
- a CDS encoding cytochrome c-type biogenesis protein, translated as MKTVLAILLLISLAAPAWAQDVDPGTVSRITHEVSMEVYSPFCPGKTLAMCPSPNAADVRMDIQKMATEGMEKEAIKDEVVKKYGEEFRLQPPPASDNYGLFALIFLTFIGVFGIVKFISRKPTDGAPQPDPSIHEEDDYLDELREEVRS; from the coding sequence ATGAAGACAGTTCTTGCGATTTTGTTACTCATTTCACTCGCCGCACCAGCGTGGGCGCAGGACGTCGATCCGGGCACAGTGTCTCGGATCACGCACGAAGTCTCGATGGAAGTCTATTCTCCATTTTGCCCAGGCAAGACCCTTGCAATGTGCCCCTCGCCGAACGCGGCAGATGTCCGTATGGACATCCAGAAGATGGCTACGGAAGGCATGGAAAAGGAGGCCATCAAAGACGAAGTGGTCAAAAAGTACGGCGAAGAGTTTAGGCTTCAGCCTCCGCCAGCAAGCGATAATTACGGACTTTTTGCGCTGATCTTTCTGACCTTCATCGGTGTTTTTGGGATCGTGAAATTTATCTCGCGAAAGCCCACAGACGGGGCTCCTCAGCCCGACCCATCAATTCATGAAGAAGACGATTATCTGGATGAACTTCGAGAAGAAGTTCGGTCCTAG
- a CDS encoding M61 family metallopeptidase: MSAIRFKLDLRESNTHYAEIEATFHGVAELSELIVRLPVWSPGSYLVREYAQHISGMKASADDGRARGVKKIDKSSWRIDCRDSHTITLKYRVYGHDLGVRNNHFDGSHAFVTPAATFVYVDERLHEAIEVDVVAPPNWKTFTGLKRPVESKAFFVATDFDQLYDCPLEVGPHEFFDLEIMGRPHRFVTWGKGNIDFARLKDHLPKLVDANAEIFGGELPYENYTTIILLTDNLYGGLEHKNSTALMYPRFEFESGKSLDAPIEDDSYINFLSLFAHEHFHVWHVKRIRPERLGPFDYQRENLTRDIWTIEGITSYYNDVTLLRANLISPKKFLDMMAQNIKRMETIPGRFVESVEESSFNAWIGIYRPHENSVNASVSYYLKGAIVAALIDIYIRTESQGEKSLDDVLRYLWQHHAKDRGYPEGALESIIEESTGVNMGDVFDTLVRGTQDPDYTDYLEGVGLELSRKHKGEPGPWIGVNLKESGGSVLVSSVRADGPAHGLLSPGDELLAIGGFRQKGTDLKPRLKLAGLNEVVNVLISRRDEIIEVPLVVRQEPPTEYEIRMREGMTSEVRELLVAWLGGLPVDDAPNTKKVEE; encoded by the coding sequence ATGTCCGCCATTCGATTCAAGCTAGATTTACGTGAATCCAACACACATTACGCCGAGATTGAGGCCACGTTTCATGGGGTGGCCGAGCTCTCGGAGCTCATCGTACGGCTACCTGTCTGGAGCCCAGGTTCCTATCTCGTGCGAGAGTATGCGCAGCATATCAGCGGCATGAAGGCCAGCGCGGACGATGGGAGGGCCAGAGGTGTCAAAAAGATCGACAAGTCCTCCTGGCGTATCGATTGCCGAGACTCGCATACGATCACGCTGAAGTACCGAGTTTACGGCCACGATCTTGGCGTTCGGAACAACCATTTCGACGGGTCACACGCATTCGTTACGCCCGCGGCGACCTTCGTGTACGTGGATGAGAGGCTTCACGAGGCCATTGAGGTGGACGTGGTCGCACCTCCGAATTGGAAGACGTTTACCGGTCTGAAGCGCCCCGTAGAATCAAAGGCGTTTTTTGTGGCTACGGATTTCGACCAGCTCTACGACTGCCCGCTCGAGGTGGGTCCGCATGAGTTCTTCGACCTCGAGATAATGGGCCGACCTCACCGATTTGTGACGTGGGGCAAAGGGAATATCGACTTTGCCCGGCTCAAGGACCATCTTCCGAAGCTCGTCGACGCGAACGCCGAGATTTTTGGTGGTGAGCTTCCTTACGAGAATTACACGACGATCATTCTCTTGACCGATAACCTTTACGGCGGGCTTGAACACAAGAACTCCACGGCGTTGATGTATCCGCGCTTTGAGTTCGAATCAGGGAAGTCCTTGGATGCCCCGATTGAGGACGATTCCTATATCAACTTCCTGAGTCTCTTCGCGCACGAGCACTTCCACGTCTGGCACGTCAAGCGCATCCGGCCTGAGCGCCTCGGCCCATTTGACTACCAGCGAGAAAACCTCACTCGGGACATCTGGACCATCGAAGGCATCACGTCCTACTACAACGACGTGACGCTGCTGCGCGCGAACCTCATCTCACCGAAGAAATTCCTCGACATGATGGCGCAGAATATCAAGCGCATGGAGACGATCCCTGGGCGTTTCGTGGAGTCGGTCGAAGAGTCGAGCTTCAACGCCTGGATTGGAATCTATCGTCCTCACGAAAATAGCGTCAACGCTTCGGTGTCGTACTATCTCAAGGGCGCAATTGTGGCGGCGTTGATCGATATCTACATCCGCACCGAGAGCCAGGGAGAGAAATCGCTCGACGATGTCTTGCGCTACCTCTGGCAGCATCATGCGAAAGACCGCGGGTATCCGGAAGGAGCGCTCGAGTCGATCATCGAGGAGAGCACGGGCGTGAACATGGGAGACGTCTTCGATACTTTGGTTCGAGGGACTCAGGACCCGGATTACACGGACTATCTTGAGGGTGTGGGGCTCGAGCTGAGCCGTAAGCACAAGGGCGAACCAGGACCGTGGATCGGCGTCAACCTCAAAGAGAGCGGCGGAAGTGTGCTCGTGAGCAGCGTTAGAGCTGACGGTCCGGCCCATGGCCTTTTGAGTCCGGGCGATGAGCTACTCGCAATCGGAGGGTTCAGGCAGAAGGGTACAGACCTTAAGCCAAGATTGAAGCTCGCCGGTCTGAACGAGGTGGTCAACGTGCTGATCTCAAGGCGTGACGAAATCATTGAGGTGCCGCTTGTGGTTCGCCAAGAGCCGCCGACCGAATACGAGATTCGCATGCGCGAGGGAATGACCTCTGAGGTTCGAGAGCTTTTAGTTGCCTGGTTGGGCGGTCTACCGGTAGATGACGCTCCAAACACCAAAAAGGTGGAAGAATGA
- a CDS encoding HD domain-containing protein, whose protein sequence is MLSPNLLLSIPELGLGATGSVRIPELQNVPTTARIRELIDHPAFQRLRRIRQLGPTHLVYPGATHTRFEHSLGVYACTILYMQSLLRNNAALRDSLAEEDVMAVLLAGLLHDLGHYPYAHSLEALHLKGRDTPKHENVGAEIIRGNIEHLRGELSIGELIRSRFGVDPERVIALSSGLGPRATQTDKVLRSVISSAIDADKMDYLERDSIHLGVPYGRNYDRERLLSSLTLNTKEDRVALLARGKVSAEIFIFGRYTMFSEAYWHHTVRSASAMLEAGLAAFHSRTELGVDEQLEILLRRSDDEFLDWLVENSPDPSAARYLIEALSGNRRQLYKRIATFSRVYQETTKQRAYERIYSMSSSEVYDLVDRLRARISGMVGWPLHPADIIIDTPPRDKDKLETVGIVYPDASGKKEYPLHELSRVIAGVQDDFMMVVKKIRIFAHPRVASALVGEEKLEKAILSEVLK, encoded by the coding sequence TTGCTCAGCCCAAATCTACTACTCAGTATTCCGGAGCTCGGCCTCGGTGCGACCGGCAGTGTGCGCATCCCTGAACTACAAAACGTTCCGACGACCGCACGCATACGCGAGCTCATAGACCACCCCGCCTTTCAGCGACTTAGACGAATTCGACAACTTGGTCCCACGCATCTGGTCTACCCAGGCGCAACCCATACTCGATTCGAACATAGCCTTGGGGTCTACGCGTGTACGATTCTCTACATGCAAAGCTTGCTTAGGAATAACGCGGCGCTGCGCGACTCACTCGCTGAAGAAGACGTGATGGCCGTACTCCTCGCGGGGCTACTCCATGACTTAGGGCACTATCCCTACGCCCATAGCCTCGAGGCTTTGCATCTAAAAGGCCGAGACACGCCAAAACACGAGAACGTGGGCGCCGAAATCATTCGTGGCAATATCGAGCATCTGCGAGGAGAACTTTCGATTGGCGAGTTGATACGCTCGCGTTTCGGAGTAGACCCAGAGCGTGTGATCGCATTGAGCTCAGGGCTTGGTCCGAGAGCCACGCAAACCGACAAGGTTCTCCGCTCAGTAATCTCGAGCGCCATCGATGCAGATAAGATGGATTATTTGGAGCGGGACTCGATCCATCTCGGTGTGCCGTACGGCCGAAATTATGACCGCGAACGGCTCCTTTCCTCGCTCACCTTGAACACCAAAGAAGACCGGGTGGCCCTCTTAGCTCGTGGGAAAGTCTCGGCTGAGATTTTCATTTTTGGGCGCTACACCATGTTCTCCGAGGCCTACTGGCACCACACCGTGCGCTCGGCGAGCGCGATGCTTGAGGCGGGATTGGCCGCGTTTCATAGTCGGACCGAGCTCGGGGTAGACGAACAACTCGAAATCCTGCTCCGACGTAGTGATGATGAGTTCTTAGATTGGCTCGTGGAAAATTCGCCGGACCCAAGCGCCGCGCGCTACCTCATCGAGGCCTTGAGCGGAAACCGGCGTCAGCTCTACAAACGGATCGCGACCTTTAGCCGCGTTTATCAGGAAACCACCAAGCAGCGTGCCTACGAGCGCATCTATTCGATGAGCTCGAGTGAGGTCTACGACCTGGTTGATAGGCTTCGAGCTCGTATCTCCGGCATGGTTGGCTGGCCGCTACATCCAGCGGATATCATCATCGACACTCCGCCGCGCGATAAGGACAAACTTGAAACGGTCGGAATCGTGTATCCAGATGCAAGTGGAAAGAAAGAATACCCGCTGCACGAGCTCTCGCGTGTGATCGCCGGGGTCCAAGACGATTTCATGATGGTCGTAAAGAAGATCCGGATTTTTGCACACCCACGTGTCGCAAGCGCTTTGGTCGGAGAGGAAAAGCTAGAAAAGGCAATACTTTCTGAGGTTTTAAAATGA
- a CDS encoding Do family serine endopeptidase produces MKRSLLIGFVILFASTAAFAQALPDVATLFDEQKGRVVSVQTEVSAGFGSIFGFGTERRPTRMGQGSGFIVDSAGLVLTNNHVVQGAEKIQVTLNDGESYEAELVGADPSTDIALLKVEAGRSLPAVELGSSTALRVGEWVVAIGNPFGLDYSVTAGIVSAMGRNIGAGPYDNFIQTDASINPGNSGGPLFNMKGEVVGVNTAIIRDGQGIGFAVPIDMVKAMLPQLRDNGRVSRGFMGIGVQPLDDELARAFNLPKKHGVVIGSVDGQGPAAKAGLQPGDVVTKIDGKRVREIQELLIAVAQSPPGKKIDVEYTRNGKNLAAKVQVAERPEIGQASTPNFERPDSGVQNLGINVAPVDAQVARQLGAEMGKGVVVTRVTPGSAGARVLRPGDIILRVGETAVSSQKELENAISNSKGVFRFLIQRAGRTIFVAVKIGSK; encoded by the coding sequence ATGAAAAGGAGTTTATTGATTGGGTTCGTGATTCTGTTTGCATCAACCGCTGCGTTTGCGCAGGCACTGCCGGACGTGGCGACGCTCTTTGATGAGCAAAAGGGCCGAGTTGTTTCAGTACAAACCGAAGTCAGCGCGGGATTCGGATCGATTTTCGGGTTTGGCACAGAACGTAGGCCCACCCGAATGGGGCAAGGCTCGGGATTCATCGTAGACTCGGCCGGACTGGTCCTTACCAATAACCACGTGGTCCAAGGTGCTGAGAAGATCCAGGTCACCTTAAATGACGGAGAATCTTACGAAGCCGAATTGGTGGGCGCCGACCCGAGCACGGATATCGCGCTCCTCAAAGTGGAGGCAGGACGCTCCCTTCCTGCGGTGGAGCTCGGCTCCTCGACCGCGCTCCGAGTAGGTGAGTGGGTCGTTGCCATCGGTAACCCTTTTGGACTCGATTACTCGGTCACGGCCGGAATCGTGAGCGCGATGGGCCGCAATATCGGTGCCGGACCTTATGATAATTTCATTCAGACCGACGCGTCCATCAACCCGGGAAATAGCGGTGGTCCTCTCTTCAATATGAAAGGTGAGGTCGTGGGTGTGAACACCGCGATCATCAGGGACGGTCAGGGAATCGGGTTTGCCGTTCCAATCGATATGGTCAAGGCGATGCTACCTCAATTACGCGACAACGGGCGCGTCTCGCGCGGCTTTATGGGCATCGGCGTTCAACCGCTTGATGACGAACTCGCCCGCGCGTTCAACCTTCCTAAGAAGCATGGCGTGGTCATCGGAAGTGTAGACGGACAGGGACCAGCAGCGAAGGCTGGACTGCAGCCCGGAGATGTGGTGACTAAGATCGACGGGAAGCGCGTGCGCGAAATACAAGAACTCCTGATCGCCGTTGCCCAGAGCCCGCCCGGGAAGAAGATTGACGTTGAATACACACGAAACGGCAAGAATCTTGCCGCCAAGGTTCAGGTGGCCGAGCGCCCTGAAATTGGACAAGCAAGTACACCGAATTTTGAGCGGCCGGACTCCGGCGTGCAAAATCTGGGCATCAATGTAGCTCCGGTGGACGCACAGGTTGCAAGGCAGCTCGGTGCTGAGATGGGCAAGGGAGTGGTGGTGACACGCGTAACGCCTGGAAGTGCAGGCGCCCGCGTTCTTAGACCCGGAGACATTATCTTAAGAGTTGGTGAGACGGCGGTCTCTTCGCAGAAAGAGCTTGAGAATGCGATATCGAACTCCAAAGGTGTTTTTCGTTTTCTGATTCAGCGTGCAGGACGTACAATATTTGTCGCTGTAAAGATTGGGTCAAAGTAG
- a CDS encoding GGDEF domain-containing response regulator translates to MTNVVLVDSDRFSRGIFERILSHRGYKVSTYDSTSRVPAHCVTDECLCVVDSNEESLEWLKERRATGWRGRIVLLSSVFEPLAEPLSAMATLVIQKPVSPLEFAVQVDSLRTSALEESSDTELGLDSVVLEASKTVEDGLTELEELLHRSRRDPLLLDTLRDRAQMLQILTRQSGLDLVSSSLARLEQGAAAARDGRLNPHVWAELRDVLDTAIIEARREQIEHVPPPKSRHVSNLVVVTEDECMVADIEKWSAENLIGVIRASEDDFLDVLRDPQVDGVLMDASRPRAFELTREARERQRTQDVPVTLLMPQNMASQTGAMEFRVEAAHVGAERILEKPMERNEFLESARFMTGLRRAAKPHVLLVEDDPHSVSEIRSYLESIGMAVSVRESAAKIVQDLGLLDPDVLIVSATLPGVNGLDACRIVRATPRFHDLPVIAISTQGGTRARVAGFRAGVDDFLTKPIARDELHARLAIRIERMRRHRERADVDLLTGLLTRRAFLEQVSLRISESRRKRREFALCIIDLDRFKEVNDVHGHLVGDKVLAQLGRLLKNRFRHEDLRCRWGGEEFAILLVDEGAVTARQVVHRVLEEFREITFHGDTGEEFHSTFSGGIAEFDTDSDQFEGLMRVADERLYQAKLAGRNRIAI, encoded by the coding sequence ATGACCAATGTGGTCTTGGTGGATTCAGACCGATTTTCGAGGGGTATTTTCGAGAGGATTCTGTCGCATCGAGGCTACAAGGTCTCTACATACGACTCGACAAGCAGGGTTCCGGCACATTGCGTGACCGACGAATGTTTGTGCGTGGTGGATTCGAATGAGGAGTCGTTGGAGTGGCTCAAGGAACGACGCGCAACCGGCTGGCGAGGAAGAATCGTACTCCTGAGCAGCGTCTTCGAGCCGCTGGCTGAGCCGCTAAGTGCAATGGCCACGCTAGTCATTCAAAAGCCCGTCTCGCCCCTTGAATTTGCGGTCCAAGTCGACAGCCTTAGGACCTCCGCACTCGAAGAAAGTTCGGATACCGAGCTTGGGCTGGATTCGGTTGTGCTCGAGGCCTCGAAGACGGTTGAAGATGGTCTCACGGAGCTCGAAGAGCTTCTGCATCGCTCCAGGCGAGACCCTTTGCTCTTGGACACATTACGTGACAGGGCGCAGATGCTTCAAATTCTGACTCGGCAATCCGGATTGGACCTTGTGAGCAGTTCGCTGGCACGTTTGGAACAGGGTGCTGCTGCCGCCCGAGATGGGCGCCTAAACCCTCACGTCTGGGCGGAGCTTCGAGATGTGCTTGATACCGCAATCATCGAAGCGAGGCGGGAGCAGATCGAGCATGTGCCGCCTCCAAAATCACGGCACGTCTCCAACCTTGTGGTCGTCACCGAAGACGAATGCATGGTCGCCGACATCGAAAAATGGAGCGCCGAGAACCTCATTGGCGTGATCAGGGCGAGCGAAGACGACTTTTTGGACGTACTAAGAGACCCTCAAGTGGACGGGGTCTTGATGGACGCGAGTCGCCCACGGGCGTTTGAGTTGACTCGTGAAGCGCGAGAGAGGCAGCGCACTCAAGATGTTCCCGTGACACTTCTCATGCCTCAGAATATGGCGTCGCAAACCGGAGCGATGGAGTTTCGCGTTGAGGCCGCACACGTAGGAGCCGAGCGCATCCTCGAGAAACCGATGGAGCGAAACGAGTTCCTCGAGTCTGCTCGTTTCATGACCGGACTCAGGCGCGCCGCGAAGCCACACGTGCTTCTCGTCGAGGACGACCCGCATTCGGTAAGCGAGATTCGGTCCTACTTGGAGTCTATTGGTATGGCCGTTTCGGTCCGCGAGAGTGCGGCGAAAATCGTCCAAGACTTAGGCTTGCTTGACCCTGATGTGTTGATCGTGAGCGCGACCTTGCCCGGAGTAAACGGCTTGGATGCGTGCCGGATTGTGCGCGCCACCCCGAGGTTTCACGACCTTCCAGTCATCGCGATCTCAACCCAAGGCGGTACCCGAGCGCGCGTGGCCGGATTCCGCGCTGGTGTGGACGATTTCCTGACCAAACCGATCGCACGTGACGAGCTCCACGCCCGCCTAGCAATTCGAATCGAACGTATGCGTCGACATCGAGAGCGTGCCGACGTGGACCTCTTGACCGGCCTCCTGACGCGTCGCGCGTTCCTCGAACAAGTCTCGCTTCGAATCTCGGAATCTCGTCGCAAGAGGCGCGAGTTTGCGCTTTGCATCATCGACCTCGACCGCTTCAAAGAAGTCAATGACGTACACGGCCACTTGGTAGGCGATAAAGTGCTCGCCCAGCTCGGCCGTCTGCTCAAGAATCGCTTCCGCCATGAGGACCTTCGCTGCCGATGGGGCGGCGAAGAATTCGCCATCCTGCTTGTGGATGAGGGCGCAGTAACGGCGCGCCAGGTAGTTCATCGTGTGCTCGAAGAGTTTCGAGAAATCACTTTTCACGGCGATACCGGAGAGGAGTTCCACTCAACCTTCAGCGGTGGTATTGCGGAGTTCGACACGGACTCGGACCAGTTCGAAGGCCTCATGCGAGTGGCTGACGAACGGCTCTATCAGGCCAAATTGGCCGGCCGAAATCGAATAGCCATCTGA
- a CDS encoding SDR family oxidoreductase has translation MKKKSPQTTLSDRATLITGFPGFLAGRLLDSLIRVQRHGDFTFLIQSKMRGLAQKRLDEITRMHPEFKGEFHLIEGDISAPNLGLSESEYQSLQEKIGVVWHLAAIYDLAVPEELAYRVNVGGTVKVVDFCAGLKNGRLNYVSTCYVAGKRQGAILEDELDEGQAHNNHYESTKFWAEMEVQRRMSEVPSVIFRPSIVVGDSRNGKTDKYDGPYYLLKMIKKLPSWAPFPQIGRGDTFVNIVPVDFVSNAMAHIGLKDGTENKVYHLADPHPMRAKDIIALGLKCMDRPKTRGFLPPKLLDAALSVEGLEKRLGIPREVLEYFTHDARYDTTNASKALADSEVRCPHLSAYMQALVDYFEQFPDKEFLDGRAV, from the coding sequence ATGAAAAAGAAATCACCCCAGACCACTTTGAGTGATCGCGCGACCTTGATCACGGGATTCCCTGGATTCTTGGCCGGGCGCCTCTTGGATTCGCTGATCAGAGTCCAGCGTCACGGTGATTTCACCTTTCTCATTCAGTCTAAGATGCGCGGGTTGGCTCAAAAAAGGCTCGACGAAATCACGCGCATGCATCCCGAGTTTAAGGGCGAGTTTCATCTTATCGAGGGGGATATCAGCGCGCCAAACCTGGGCCTGAGCGAGTCTGAGTACCAAAGCCTCCAAGAGAAGATCGGCGTGGTCTGGCACCTCGCCGCAATCTACGACCTCGCTGTGCCCGAAGAGCTCGCGTACCGCGTGAATGTGGGCGGAACCGTCAAGGTCGTAGACTTTTGCGCCGGGCTTAAGAACGGGCGTTTGAACTACGTCTCGACGTGTTACGTGGCCGGCAAACGGCAAGGCGCCATATTGGAAGACGAGCTCGATGAGGGTCAGGCTCATAACAACCATTACGAATCCACCAAATTCTGGGCGGAAATGGAGGTACAGCGACGCATGTCCGAGGTGCCTTCGGTGATTTTTCGGCCTTCGATCGTTGTAGGTGATTCGCGCAATGGCAAAACAGATAAGTACGACGGGCCCTACTATCTGCTCAAGATGATCAAGAAACTTCCTAGCTGGGCTCCCTTTCCGCAAATCGGGCGTGGCGACACCTTCGTCAATATCGTTCCCGTAGATTTTGTTTCGAATGCGATGGCCCATATCGGGCTCAAAGATGGGACCGAAAACAAGGTCTATCACCTCGCAGATCCCCATCCGATGCGCGCCAAGGACATCATTGCGCTCGGTCTAAAGTGTATGGATCGTCCCAAAACTCGCGGATTTTTGCCTCCAAAACTGCTCGACGCTGCGCTCAGCGTGGAGGGTCTTGAGAAGAGACTTGGAATCCCGAGAGAGGTCCTCGAGTATTTTACCCACGACGCACGATACGACACCACGAACGCCTCCAAGGCCTTGGCGGACTCTGAGGTCCGCTGTCCGCACCTATCCGCCTACATGCAAGCCCTCGTCGATTATTTCGAACAATTCCCAGACAAGGAATTTTTGGACGGGCGAGCTGTTTAA